One genomic segment of Musa acuminata AAA Group cultivar baxijiao chromosome BXJ3-3, Cavendish_Baxijiao_AAA, whole genome shotgun sequence includes these proteins:
- the LOC135632252 gene encoding remorin-like: MKNEVQLTLAAAEKVESSTEVALVEKSPSHQKSSRKPSDRDLELARVESEKNLSFIKAWEDSEKTKADNKAQKKKSSITSWENSKKASLQSQLQKIEQNLENKKAETKEKIKNKIAMVHKAAEEKRAMVEAKRGEELLKVEEAAAKYRATGKPPKKKGFGCFGA, encoded by the exons atgaAAAACGAGGTACAGTTGACTCTGGCGGCGGCGGAGAAGGTGGAGAGTTCGACGGAGGTGGCCCTCGTGGAGA AGTCTCCTTCACACCAGAAAAGCTCGAGGAAGCCTTCGGATAGAG ATCTTGAACTGGCACGGGTTGAGTCTGAAAAGAATCTGTCCTTCATCAAGGCATGGGAGGACAGCGAAAAGACCAAAGCTGATAACAA AGCTCAAAAGAAGAAGTCATCTATCACTTCATGGGAGAACTCGAAGAAGGCATCTCTGCAATCACAGCTGCAAAAGATCGAG CAAAATCTTGAGAACAAGAAGGCAGAAACGAAGGAGAAAATAAAGAACAAGATCGCCATGGTCCACAAAGCAGCAGAAGAGAAGCGAGCGATGGTGGAGGCGAAGCGTGGGGAAGAGCTCCTCAAGGTGGAAGAAGCCGCTGCCAAGTATCGTGCCACGGGCAAGCCTCCGAAGAAGAAGGGCTTCGGCTGCTTCGGCGCTTGA